A genomic window from Camelus ferus isolate YT-003-E chromosome 9, BCGSAC_Cfer_1.0, whole genome shotgun sequence includes:
- the MBOAT7 gene encoding lysophospholipid acyltransferase 7 isoform X2 has product MGGSSCGPGAHLVHLWPPHFAFSRHHPWDLGTHSGPALLVSLASEVQDLHVAQRKEMAAGFSKGPSLGLLPDVPSLMETLSYSYCYVGIMTGPFFRYRTYLDWLEQPFPGAVPSLRPMLRRAWPAPLFGLLFLLSSHLFPLEAVREDAFYARPLPARLFYMIPVFFAFRMRFYVAWIAAECGCIAAGFGAYPVAAKARAGGGPTLQCPPPSSPEKAASLEYDYETIRNIDCYNTDFCVRVRDGMRYWNMTVQWWLAQYIYKNAPARSYVFRSAWTMLLSAYWHGLHPGYYLSFLTIPLCLAAEGRLESALRGRLSPRGRELWDWAHWFLKMRAYDYMCMGFVLLSLGDTLRYWASVYFCIHVLALLALGLGLALGGGSPSRRKTSSPAASLPPGKLREE; this is encoded by the exons ctggTGAGTCTGGCCAGTGAAGTTCAGGACCTGCACGTGGCTCAAAGGAAGGAAATGGCCGCGGGCTTCAGCAaggggcccagcctggggctgctgccCGATGTGCCCTCTTTGATGGAGACGCTCAGCTACAGCTACTGCTACGTGGGCATCATGACAG GCCCGTTCTTCCGCTACCGCACCTACCTGGACTGGCTGGAGCAGCCCTTCCCGGGGGCCGTGCCCAGCCTGCGGCCCATGCTGCGCCGAGCCTGGCCGGCCCCGCTCTTCGGCCTGCTCTTCCTGCtgtcctcccacctcttcccGCTGGAGGCCGTGCGCGAGGACGCCTTCTACGCCCGCCCGCTGCCCGCCCGCCTCTTCTACATGATCCCCGTCTTCTTCGCCTTCCGCATGCGCTTCTACGTGGCCTGGATTGCCGCCGAGTGCGGCTGTATTGCCGCCGGCTTCGGGGCCTACCCCGTGGCCGCCAAAGCCCGGGCCGGGGGCGGCCCCACCCTCCAATGCCCACCCCCCAGCAG TCCGGAGAAGGCGGCTTCCCTGGAGTACGACTATGAGACCATCCGCAACATCGATTGCTACAACACAGACTTCTGCGTGCGTGTGCGCGATGGCATGCGGTACTGGAACATGACGGTGCAGTGGTGGCTGGCGCAGTACATCTACAAGAACGCGCCTGCCCGCTCCTACGTCTTCAG gagcgCCTGGACCATGCTACTGAGCGCCTACTGGCACGGCCTGCACCCTGGCTACTACCTGAGCTTCCTGACCATCCCGTTGTGCCTGGCAGCGGAGGGCCGGTTGGAGTCGGCCCTCCGGGGGCGGCTCAGCCCCAGGGGCCGGGAGCTCTGGGACTGGGCACACTGGTTCCTGAAGATGCGGGCCTACGACTACATGTGCATGGGCTTCGTGCTGCTTTCCCTGGGCGACACCCTCCGGTACTGGGCCTCCGTCTACTTCTGCATCCACgtcctggccctgctggccctggggctggggctggcttTAGGTGGGGGGAGCCCCAGCCGGCGGAAGACCTCGTCCCCAGCTGCCAGCCTTCCCCCAGGAAAGCTTCGGGAGGAGTAA